The genomic segment CGACGATCGCCAGCAGCCGGTCCCGGCCGGCCGGCGGCGGCACCGTCAGGATCGCCCCCTCGGCGCGGGCGGCGGCCGCCAACTCGTCCACCACCTGGCCCGGTACCGGTACCTCCCGGAACGGGCGGCGGTTGCTGCGCCGACGCGGGATGGCCCGGTGCAGCAGGCGTACGGTGTCGTCGCCGGCGGTCCGCGGGCCCAGCGTCAGCCGGGCCAGCAGGTCGGGGCGTCCGGGATCGGGCAGCAGGGTGAGCAGCGGCAGGCGGCCGTGGGCCAGCACCGCCACCCGCAGGTTGAGCACCGCCGCACCGACGCTGATGACCAGTTCGCGGTCCTGCGGATCGGTCAGCGGCAGTCGCCGGGTCCGGTCGGCGTACACGTCGATCCCGCCGGGATGCAGCGCGAACCGCCATGGTTGGCTGTTGTGCTTCGACGGCGCGGCCACCGCCGCCAGCAGACAGTCGGCGAGGAGCTGGCCGGGCGACCCGTCCGGGTGGACCCGCCAGTCCGGCCCGGGGCCGTCGGTGAGCTGTCGCGGGGAGAGTTGCGTTGTCACGATCCACCTCCGTACGCCGAGCCTTGCCATGACCTCATCCGACCGCGCGGCGGCGGTCGGCACCAGAGGCTTGCAACCGTCGCGGACGGGACCTTCGACCCTGCCGGGGCCGGCCGGGTCGCGGTTGTCTGGAGGTGACGTTCCGGCGGCCGCGCGGAACCCGACCATCCGGGAGGCGGCACATGATCAGGACCATCGACCTGCTCACCGACCATCCCTTCCTGGCCGGTCTGCCGCAGCCGTGGTTGGAACGGTTGTCGTTCCAGTCGCATCCGGTGGTCCGCAACGGCGGGCAGCGGTTGTTCCACGAGGGCAGCCGGGCGGACCGGTTCTGGCTGTTGCGCTCCGGCCGGATCTCGCTCGACTTCCACGTCGCCGGTCGGGGCGACATCGCGATCGACACCGTCGAGGCGGGTAGCGTCCTCGGCTGGTCGTGGCTGTATCCGCCGTACCGGTGGCGGTTCGGGGCGGTGGCGGTCGAGCAGACCCTGGCCATCGAGTGCGACGGTCCCGGGGTGCGCCGGCTGCTCGCCGACGACCCGGCCTTCGGCCATGAGCTCACCGGCCGGTTCATGGGCGTCGTGGTGGGCCGGCTGCAGGCGACCCGGGTACGCCTGAGTGAGTTGTACGGCTATCCGGCGTCGGCCTAGCGCCCCGGGGCGATTCGGGACCGGTCGAGCACCTCCTCCGTGGTGAGCGGACTCCTCGGGTGGTGGCTGAGGCAGAGCGGGGTGCGCACCTTCTCGAAGGCGCCGCCCTCGATGGCGGCGTAGAACTGACCCGATCGCAGCCGGGAGATTTCCGGTACGTCGCCGCCCTTCGCGGCGGCCATCTCCCGAGCTGCGGCGATCTGGACCGGGGCGTTGAGCAGGCCGAAGAACTGGGTGGCGGCGTTGCCGGAGATCCGGTTGTGCAGGTTCTTCGGGGCCTGGGTGGCGAAGACCAGCCCGAGTCCGTACTTGCGGGCCTGGGCGGCCAGCATCAGCGTGCTCTGGGTGCAGGCGGTCAACGCGCCGGACGGCGCCAGGGTCTGCGCCTCGTCCATGACGAGCAGCCCGCCGAGCGGTCGGTCGCCGGCGGGATGCCGCTTGATCCAGGCGAACAGAGCCATCTGCAACTGGTTGACGAAGCTCTGCCGCTGGTCCTCGGAGGGGAGCCCGATGAAGCTGATCACCGAGACCCGGGCCCTCTTGCCGCGCGGCGGGGTCAGCAGCACACCGGGATCGGCCGGCGTTCCGGAACCGCCGAAGAGCGGATCGTTGACCATCGCCGCAGTCAGGGTCTGGGCCAACTCGCCGCCGATCTTCTCGGCGTTCTCCAGGTCGCTGACCCCGGCAGGCAGCGCCGAGAGCAGCTCCACCAGACCCGTGAGCCGGTTCCCGCCCAGACGGCCGTAGTGGCGGACGGCCATCCGCAGCACCGCCAAGCCGAGATGTGCCTTGTGGGTCCGTCCATCCAGCTTCGCCCGCGGTGCGATCGACGCGACCGCCGCCTCCACCGCCTCGCCGAACTCGTCCGGGTCGTCGCGTACCCCGCTGAAGTCGGGTAGCGGCTGAAACACCAGCGGCCGGCCAGCCTCGCGTCGGGGAGTCCAGACGACCACGT from the Solwaraspora sp. WMMD1047 genome contains:
- a CDS encoding nitroreductase family protein — encoded protein: MTTQLSPRQLTDGPGPDWRVHPDGSPGQLLADCLLAAVAAPSKHNSQPWRFALHPGGIDVYADRTRRLPLTDPQDRELVISVGAAVLNLRVAVLAHGRLPLLTLLPDPGRPDLLARLTLGPRTAGDDTVRLLHRAIPRRRSNRRPFREVPVPGQVVDELAAAARAEGAILTVPPPAGRDRLLAIVERGDRRCRAEPDYWLELDRWTRAWPGRRDGVPVAAFGPWPAVRSVPVRDFGLLQPTPRRGVRQFEPEPTVAVLRTCGDRPRDWLRAGQALQRVLLTATVRGLASTLLTQPLETPTLRTQLDGPAGQAAQAIIRLGYGPPSAAAPRRPLAEVLIPPALPGSVADPRWAGHDGS
- a CDS encoding Crp/Fnr family transcriptional regulator, translated to MIRTIDLLTDHPFLAGLPQPWLERLSFQSHPVVRNGGQRLFHEGSRADRFWLLRSGRISLDFHVAGRGDIAIDTVEAGSVLGWSWLYPPYRWRFGAVAVEQTLAIECDGPGVRRLLADDPAFGHELTGRFMGVVVGRLQATRVRLSELYGYPASA